Below is a genomic region from Gillisia sp. Hel_I_86.
CACTCCAGCAGCATCCACATTTAATCCATCTGTAAAAGGTCTACGTCCTACAGAAACCAAGCAATAATCTGCTTTGAACTCTACTTCGTTTCCTTTCTTATCATCTGCCTTAATAGCGATCTCATCACCATTGCGCGCCACAGACTTCACTTTATGGCTAACATTGATCTTCATGCCTTGTTTCTTGAGCACTTTATTTAGCTCTCTAGAAAGCGCAGCGTCCATCGTTGGAATAATTCTATCCATAAATTCAACAACGGTCACTTCAGATCCAAGTCTTTTGTATACTTGTCCTAATTCCAGTCCAATTACTCCCCCTCCAATAACAACTAAATGTTTGGGAATTTCCTTAAGTTTTAAGGCTTCGGTAGAAGTGATCACACGCTCTTTATCTAGGTTGATAAATGGCAAATTAGAGGGTTTGGATCCTGTAGCGATTATAGTATGTTTTGCTTCCAAGGTTTCTTGTCCGCCTTCGGTTTTATCTACTAAAATATGGGTAGCATCTTTAAAGGAACCAACTCCTTCATAAACATCCACCTTATTCTTATCCATCAAGAATTTGACTCCATCGCAAGTTTGAGAAACCACAGAAGATTTTCTGCTCATCATTTGCTCTAAATTCACCTTGATTTCCCCAGAAATCTCGATTCCATGCGCTTCAAAATGCTTCACCGCATCATCATAATGGTGTGAAGAATCCAATAAAGCCTTACTTGGGATACAACCTACATTTAAACAAGTGCCTCCCAATGTGGAATATTTTTCAATGATCGCAGTTTTCAGTCCTAATTGTGCGCAACGTATGGCGGCCACGTATCCTCCGGGACCAGATCCAATTATTACTACATCATATGTGCTCATAAATATGTTTTTAATGTTTTGATGAAAATCGATTACAAAACTACGATTATTATAGACAATGACCAATCAGGAACTTCGAGGTTTTTCGAATTGTACTCACAACAAATCGATCGCTGTTGTACTCTTAACCGGACTAATAATAAAAGTGCTCTGTGTACTCCCAATATGATCGAGACTGGTGAGTTTGTTTAGCATAAATTCCCGATAGGCCTCCATATCCCTCACCAAGATTTTCAAAATATAATCATATTCCCCACTTACATGATAACATTCCAGCACCTCTTGCAGTTGGGCAACTTCATCTTCAAATTTAACCACATAGGTTTTGGAATGCTGCACCAGTTTTATCTGGCAAAAAACCATAAACGATTTTTCTACCTCCGCAGGTTTTACCAAAGCCACATATTTGGAAATCACATTATTACGCTCCAACCTTTTTATACGCTCAAAAATGGCGGTTACCGAGAGGTTTAATTCCAAGGAGAGCTTTTTATTGGTGATCTTACTATTAACTTGTAGTTTATGAAGGATTTTTTTGTCGATATCATCTAAGTTCATCCTGAATTTTTTTCGGTTATAAAAGATGAAAATAATAAATTCCCGATCAAAATTCTTGTTTATTTAATATTCGTAGTTTTTTAAACTGAATTTTATACTATATATTGACTAATTATCTATAAATTATTTACTTTGAAGTAAATCAAGAACCTCGGGGCAAGCCCACGAGCTATGCATTGGAAACTATTTTTAAAAATTCGAGGCAAGCCTCGGGGAATTAAACCCTCGATGAGGGATTAAAATAAGTGCTATCATGAAATACAAACCAGCAAACCACATTCAAGACCTTCAGTATTTTGGGGAATTTGGAGGCGTAAACCCTTCTATCTCCGATTCTTCCACCTATACTTTTCTTTCAGCTAAGACCATGTTCGATACGTTCGAGGGAAATGCCGATGGTTGCTATTTATATTCCAGGCACTCTACTCCTTCCAACCTTTATTTAGGCGAAGCATTGGCTGCCATGGAAGGTACCGAGACTGCAAACGTTGCAGCTTCTGGAATGGGCGCGATTACCGGTGCACTTTTACAGCTTTGTAAAGCAGAGGATCATATAATTTCCAGTAGAACTATTTATGGAGGAACTTATGCCTTTTTAAAGAATTTTGCGCCAAGATTTAATATCCAAACCAGCTTTGTGGACATTACTAAATTAGAAACAGTTGAAGCTGCCATAACGCCAAATACCAAAGTATTGTACTGCGAATCGGTTAGTAATCCATTATTGGAAGTGGCAGATATCGCCGGGCTTTCCAAGATCGCAAAAAAACACGGACTTACCCTGATAGTAGACAACACCTTTTCCCCACTCTCCATCACTCCAACAGAATTGGGAGCAGATGTGGTAATTCACAGTTTAACAAAATTCATAAATGGCAGTAGCGATACGGTAGGCGGAGTTACTTGTGGCACGCAGGAATTCATCAATTCTTTGCGAAGTGTAATCGATGGTGCTAATATGTTATTGGGGCCAACGATGGATAGTTTGCGTGCTGCTTCTATCTTGAAGAACATGAGGACTTTGCATATTAGAATGAAACAACACAGCAAAAATGCGCTGTTCCTAGCTAGAAAGTTTGAAAAAGATGGGTTTAGAACGGTGTATCCCGGCTTAGAATCGCACCCAAGCCATGAACTATTCAAATCTATGATGAACGAGGATTACGGATTTGGAGGAATGCTCACCATAGATGTAGGGAGCTTGGATAAGGCAAATGAATTGATGGAATTAATGCAAGAGCGAAATCTTGGATATTTAGCAGTGAGCTTAGGTTTTTATAAAACTTTATTCAGTGCTCCGGGAACATCTACTTCTTCTGAAATCCCTGCGGAAGAGCAATTGGAAATGGGACTTACAGATGGGTTAATTCGTTTTTCCATAGGATTGGATAACGATATTGAGCGCACCTATAAAATGATGAAAGATTGTATGGAAACGGTTGGCCTTCTGCAAAATATCCGTACGAAATAAGATTTTTAGATAATTTATAGCAATGCCTGATAGAATGGATTTTCTATCGGGCATTTTTTTAATAGATTAGTTTTATCTTAGAGCCATTAAAAAGCAAACTATGCTACCTATCAATTCCTATATAGATCACACCTTGCTCAAATCTACCGCAACCGTGGACGATATCACTAGGTTATGTGATGAAGCCAAGACCTATAACTTCTTTTCGGTGTGTATTAATGGCTGCTATGTGCCTTTAGCTGAAGAACTATTACGGGATTCTAAAGTGAAGATCTGTACTGTCGTTGGGTTTCCTTTGGGAACAATGTCTTCCAGAGCTAAAATATTTGAAGCAGAAGATGCTATTGGATATGGCGCAGATGAAATTGATATGGTGATGAACCTTGGCCTTTTTAAATCTGGAAAATTAAATTTATTGGAAACCGAGATCGCATCTATTAAGAATATAATTGGCAGAAAAATTTTAAAAGTCATTATAGAAACCTGTTACCTTACTTTAGAAGAAATAAATATCGCGAGCAAAATAGTAGAAAATGCAGGAGCCGATTTCGTTAAAACTTCTACGGGTTTTGGACCAAAAGGTGCAACATTAGAAGTAGTTTCAGAAATAAAACAAGCGATCTCTCCAAATATGAAGATAAAAGCTTCGGGTGGAATTAGGGATTTCATAACTGCTAAGACATATATCAACCTTGGCGTAGCTCGCATTGGGACCTCCTCTGGAATTGCCATTCTCAATGGAGAAAAGAGCTTGTTGTAAGCTATATTGTTTAAATTGAGCAAAGCCTTTTTTAGGTCAATTTCTTCAGAAAAATTTTTGCCCTTACAATTTTTAAACTTTAGCTGAACACTCGCTAATCATCTTTATTTTCAAAAAACCACATAGCTCTTTCTATCAGAAAAGGCCTCTAAAATATTAGGGTTGCAAAATATGTGTTAAAATCGTAACATTACGAACCGAAAATAAATCTTAATGGAAGGCAACACCAATCACCAAGAAAATGACCCACTAATTGTAAATAGAGAATTGAATATTTGGGAAGCACTTATCCCAGTATTTGCTTTAATTGGCATGTTGGCATTTAACGTGTACGTTTTTGGAGATGATGCCCTTAGCGGTTCCAATCAATTTATTTTATTATTGGGAGGTGCCGTAGCTGCGATCATAGGTATTCTGAATAAAGTGAAATTCAGCAGCATGATAGATGAAGTTGCCAACAACGTACAAAGTACCACAGGTGCCATCTTGATTTTGTTGATGGTAGGTTCATTGGCCGGGACTTGGATGGTAAGCGGAATTATTCCCACGATGATCTATTACGGACTTCAAATTTTAAATCCCACTATATTTTTACCTGCTACGGTTATCATATCTTCTATCATATCTGTTGCCACAGGAAGTAGCTGGACCACATCTGCTACGGTAGGTATTGCTTTAATAGGTATTGCAAATGCGTTGGACATCTCGGTTGGAATGACGGCCGGGGCCATACTTTCTGGAGCTTATTTTGGAGATAAAATTTCGCCTTTAAGCGATACCACCAACCTTGCTCCTGCAATGGCAGGAACAGATCTTTTTACACATATTAAATATATGTTGTATACTACGGTGCCAACCATTGTTATAACTATTATCATATTCATCTTTATCGGTCTTAGTTTGGACGTTACGGGAACTACAGATACATCTGCGATATTAAATACCATAGAATCTACATTTGCAATTACCCCGTGGTTGTTCGCAATACCTGCAATCGTAATTTTCTTGATCGTCAAAAAAACCTCACCGCTTATTGCCTTATTAATTGGGACATTATTGGGAGCTGCAGCCGCTGTGATCTTTCAGCCAGGAATTTTAATGCAGGTTTCAGGGGTAGAAAATTTAGATTTTATATCGGGATACAAAGCGATCATGAATTCTATGACCGTAGATACCGCCATAGTTACCGATAACGAAACTTTGAACGATCTGTTTTCTTCCGGAGGAATGGCTGGTATGCTTGGAACCATTTGGTTAATACTTTGTGCCATGGTTTTTGGAGGAATTATGGAAGCTATTGGCGCCTTAACCAAAATAAGTTCTGCTTTACTCAATCTTTTCCACACCACTTTTGGATTGTTTGCCAGCACCGTATTCAGTTGTTTAGCATTAAATCTTACGGCATCAGATCAATATCTTGCGATCGTGGTTCCAGGAAAGATGTTTGCAAAAGCATATAGGGATAAAGGCCTAGCTCCAGAAAACTTAAGTAGGACCTTGGAAGATTCTGGAACTGTAACTTCCGTCCTGGTGCCATGGAATACTTGTGGAGCATACCATAGTGGAGTTTTAGGAGTACCTACACTTTCCTATGCAGGCTATGCATTCTTCAATTATATCAGTCCGTTCATGACTTTACTTTTTGCTGCTTTCAGCATTAAAATAAGGCAATTAACCACACAACCGGCTCAACCTCAAACGACTAATCCATGCTAAATAGAAAATATCTATTCATAATTCATTTAATCATAGTCAAAATTTATAATGTAATAAGAAATTAAAATTTCAATAGCCCGCAACTATAGGCTATTTTTCTATTTTTGCCATTGAATATTAACAAATACAAAATATACTCAATATGGCATTAGTTGGAAAAAAATTCCCGGATTTAGCAGTAAACGCAATGAATGAAATGGGCGATACTTTCAAGTTGAATATTCTTGAAGAGGCTCAAAAAAACAATAAAAAAGTCTTGTTGTTCTGGTACCCAAAAGATTTTACTTTTGTGTGCCCTACAGAATTGCACGCTTTTCAAGCTGCACTTGCAGATTTCGAAAAAAGAAATGTAATGGTTGTTGGAGCGTCATGTGATACAGCAGAGGTTCATTTTGCATGGTTGAACACCGCAAAAGATAATGGAGGAATAGAAGGTGTTACGTACCCAATCCTTGCAGACTCTAACAGAAACCTTAGTTCTCAACTTGGAATTTTGGATATTTCCAATGAGGAGTACGACGAAGAAACTGGAGCAATTACAGTAGAGGGGGACAATGTAACGTATCGTGCTACTTATTTAATTGATGAAGAAGGAACTGTATTTCATGAAGGCATTAACCACATGCCACTGGGAAGAAACGTACAAGAGTTCATCCGTTTGGTAGATGCTTATACGCATGTTCAGGAAAAAGGAGAAGTTTGTCCTGCAAACTGGGAAGAAGGAAAAGAAGCCATGACAGCAGATCGTAAAGGTGTGGCATCATACTTAAGCCTAAACTAAAAAAGAAAGATCATGGTAAAGGAATTGGAACAAGATAATTTACAAGATATCGTT
It encodes:
- the lpdA gene encoding dihydrolipoyl dehydrogenase, producing MSTYDVVIIGSGPGGYVAAIRCAQLGLKTAIIEKYSTLGGTCLNVGCIPSKALLDSSHHYDDAVKHFEAHGIEISGEIKVNLEQMMSRKSSVVSQTCDGVKFLMDKNKVDVYEGVGSFKDATHILVDKTEGGQETLEAKHTIIATGSKPSNLPFINLDKERVITSTEALKLKEIPKHLVVIGGGVIGLELGQVYKRLGSEVTVVEFMDRIIPTMDAALSRELNKVLKKQGMKINVSHKVKSVARNGDEIAIKADDKKGNEVEFKADYCLVSVGRRPFTDGLNVDAAGVKMGELGMIAVNDHLQTNVKNIYAIGDVVRGAMLAHKAEEEGTMVAELIAGQKPHIDYNLIPGVVYTWPEVAAVGKTEEELKKAGVDYKEGKFPMRALGRSRASGDTDGFVKILTDAKTDEVLGVHMIGARVADLITEAVTAMEFRASAEDIARMSHAHPTYAEAVKEAALAANDRAMHI
- a CDS encoding Lrp/AsnC family transcriptional regulator; the encoded protein is MNLDDIDKKILHKLQVNSKITNKKLSLELNLSVTAIFERIKRLERNNVISKYVALVKPAEVEKSFMVFCQIKLVQHSKTYVVKFEDEVAQLQEVLECYHVSGEYDYILKILVRDMEAYREFMLNKLTSLDHIGSTQSTFIISPVKSTTAIDLL
- a CDS encoding aminotransferase class I/II-fold pyridoxal phosphate-dependent enzyme, whose protein sequence is MKYKPANHIQDLQYFGEFGGVNPSISDSSTYTFLSAKTMFDTFEGNADGCYLYSRHSTPSNLYLGEALAAMEGTETANVAASGMGAITGALLQLCKAEDHIISSRTIYGGTYAFLKNFAPRFNIQTSFVDITKLETVEAAITPNTKVLYCESVSNPLLEVADIAGLSKIAKKHGLTLIVDNTFSPLSITPTELGADVVIHSLTKFINGSSDTVGGVTCGTQEFINSLRSVIDGANMLLGPTMDSLRAASILKNMRTLHIRMKQHSKNALFLARKFEKDGFRTVYPGLESHPSHELFKSMMNEDYGFGGMLTIDVGSLDKANELMELMQERNLGYLAVSLGFYKTLFSAPGTSTSSEIPAEEQLEMGLTDGLIRFSIGLDNDIERTYKMMKDCMETVGLLQNIRTK
- the deoC gene encoding deoxyribose-phosphate aldolase — translated: MLPINSYIDHTLLKSTATVDDITRLCDEAKTYNFFSVCINGCYVPLAEELLRDSKVKICTVVGFPLGTMSSRAKIFEAEDAIGYGADEIDMVMNLGLFKSGKLNLLETEIASIKNIIGRKILKVIIETCYLTLEEINIASKIVENAGADFVKTSTGFGPKGATLEVVSEIKQAISPNMKIKASGGIRDFITAKTYINLGVARIGTSSGIAILNGEKSLL
- the nhaC gene encoding Na+/H+ antiporter NhaC, with product MEGNTNHQENDPLIVNRELNIWEALIPVFALIGMLAFNVYVFGDDALSGSNQFILLLGGAVAAIIGILNKVKFSSMIDEVANNVQSTTGAILILLMVGSLAGTWMVSGIIPTMIYYGLQILNPTIFLPATVIISSIISVATGSSWTTSATVGIALIGIANALDISVGMTAGAILSGAYFGDKISPLSDTTNLAPAMAGTDLFTHIKYMLYTTVPTIVITIIIFIFIGLSLDVTGTTDTSAILNTIESTFAITPWLFAIPAIVIFLIVKKTSPLIALLIGTLLGAAAAVIFQPGILMQVSGVENLDFISGYKAIMNSMTVDTAIVTDNETLNDLFSSGGMAGMLGTIWLILCAMVFGGIMEAIGALTKISSALLNLFHTTFGLFASTVFSCLALNLTASDQYLAIVVPGKMFAKAYRDKGLAPENLSRTLEDSGTVTSVLVPWNTCGAYHSGVLGVPTLSYAGYAFFNYISPFMTLLFAAFSIKIRQLTTQPAQPQTTNPC
- a CDS encoding peroxiredoxin, coding for MALVGKKFPDLAVNAMNEMGDTFKLNILEEAQKNNKKVLLFWYPKDFTFVCPTELHAFQAALADFEKRNVMVVGASCDTAEVHFAWLNTAKDNGGIEGVTYPILADSNRNLSSQLGILDISNEEYDEETGAITVEGDNVTYRATYLIDEEGTVFHEGINHMPLGRNVQEFIRLVDAYTHVQEKGEVCPANWEEGKEAMTADRKGVASYLSLN